From Cricetulus griseus strain 17A/GY chromosome 1 unlocalized genomic scaffold, alternate assembly CriGri-PICRH-1.0 chr1_0, whole genome shotgun sequence, a single genomic window includes:
- the LOC100752328 gene encoding H-2 class II histocompatibility antigen, I-E alpha chain, translating into MTPSRALILGILALTTALSPCGGQDDIQADHVGLYGLNLYQSHQPNGQYTMEFDDDELFYVDLDKKETIWRIPEFAQLRSFDPQGGLQEIAVAKYNLDILIKETNSTPAANEVPEVTVFPKSPVLLGQPNVLICLVNNIFPPVINITWLRNSKSVTEGVYETSFLSNSDHSFHKMAYLTFIPSDDDIYDCRVEHWGLEEPALKHWEPEVPAPVSELPETVVCALGLSVGIVGIVVGTVFIIQGLRSGGPSRHPGPL; encoded by the exons ATGACGCCCAGCAGAGCTCTGATTCTGGGGATCCTCGCCCTGACCACCGCGCTCAGCCCCTGCGGGGGTCAGGATGACATCCAGG CCGACCATGTTGGCCTCTACGGTTTAAACTTGTATCAGTCTCATCAACCCAACGGCCAGTACACGATGGAATTTGATGATGATGAGCTGTTCTATGTGGACTTGGATAAGAAGGAGACCATCTGGAGGATTCCTGAGTTTGCCCAACTGAGAAGCTTTGACCCACAAGGTGGACTGCAAGAGATAGCTGTAGCAAAATACAACTTGGACATCCTGATTAAAGAAACCAATTCTACCCCAGCTGCCAATG AGGTTCCTGAGGTGACCGTGTTCCCCAAGTCCCCGGTGCTGCTCGGTCAGCCCAACGTCCTCATCTGCCTGGTAAACAACATCTTCCCTCCTGTGATCAACATCACGTGGCTGAGGAACAGCAAGTCAGTCACAGAAGGTGTTTATGAGACCAGCTTCCTCTCCAACAGCGACCATTCCTTCCACAAGATGGCTTACCTCACCTTCATCCCTTCCGACGATGACATCTATGACTGCAGGGTGGAGCACTGGGGCCTGGAGGAGCCGGCGCTGAAACACTGGG AACCCGAGGTCCCAGCCCCCGTGTCAGAGCTGCCGGAGACTGTGGTCTGTGCCCTGGGGTTGTCCGTGGGCATCGTGGGCATCGTGGTGGGCACCGTCTTCATCATTCAAGGCCTGCGATCAGGCGGCCCCTCCAGACACCCAGGGCCCCTATGA